Proteins encoded within one genomic window of Dyadobacter chenhuakuii:
- a CDS encoding thiamine diphosphokinase, with protein MSSHHIVREKQEPALIIANGEACSPELLGQLLEWSPFIVVLDHAIYRVLDLGIKVDVWMGDFDQQHDFDAISARQHPIEIISTPDQEKTDLEKAIDFLIGRGFPAANIVWATGRRADHAITNITNMVRYKDQIRLVMFDDYSKIFPLSGTFEKWYVAGTPISLIPVGAVEGIETSGLKYNLHNETLTLGHRTGNSNEAEVDGMVRVSAKKGDLLIMECWDLH; from the coding sequence ATGTCATCTCACCATATTGTTAGGGAGAAGCAGGAGCCTGCTTTAATTATTGCTAACGGGGAAGCCTGTTCTCCCGAACTGTTGGGCCAATTGCTCGAATGGAGCCCATTCATTGTTGTTTTGGATCATGCCATTTACCGGGTCCTTGATTTGGGGATTAAAGTCGATGTGTGGATGGGTGACTTCGATCAGCAGCATGACTTTGATGCAATCTCCGCAAGACAACACCCGATTGAGATCATCAGTACACCCGATCAGGAGAAGACAGATTTAGAAAAGGCCATTGATTTTCTGATTGGCAGAGGTTTCCCGGCTGCTAACATTGTTTGGGCAACTGGTCGCCGGGCAGATCATGCCATCACTAACATTACTAATATGGTCCGCTACAAAGACCAGATCAGGTTAGTCATGTTTGATGATTATTCGAAGATTTTTCCGCTGTCCGGCACATTTGAAAAATGGTATGTTGCCGGAACACCCATTTCGTTGATTCCGGTCGGTGCAGTCGAAGGCATTGAAACTAGCGGATTGAAATACAATTTACATAACGAAACCCTGACTTTGGGCCATCGCACCGGAAACAGCAACGAGGCTGAGGTGGATGGAATGGTCAGGGTTTCGGCCAAAAAGGGAGACCTTTTGATTATGGAATGCTGGGATCTACATTGA
- a CDS encoding M1 family metallopeptidase, whose amino-acid sequence MRKILACFFLLAANISWAQNTKFTHADTLRGSITPERVWWDLTYYHLSVRPNAQDSTLTGSTKVVYKVLKPYQTLQIDLQEPLQITKVTQDGESLTYKRDGDAFFIALTKKQEAGKTESIEVFYSGKPRLAKRPPWDGGVQWVPDGKGNTIISTSCQGLGSSVWWPCKDHMYDEPDSMLISITVPKNMMDVSNGNLRSVIENNDDSHTFNWAVQNPINNYGVNMNVANYVSWKETFKGEKGDLALSYYVLPQNLEKAKEQFKQAPKMLKAFEHWFGPYPFYEDGYKLVEVPYLGMEHQSSVTYGNGYKMGYLGKDLSNSGWGLKWDFIIIHESGHEWFANNITYKDVADMWVHESFTNYSENLYTEFYFGKEAGADYVIGTRALIANDSPIIGTYGVNKEGSRDMYYKGGNMLHTIRQVVNDDEKWRQILRGLNKTFYHQTVDGSQIEAYVSDHAGRNISKIFDQYLRDTRIPVFEYSFGNKGLQYRWANVVEGFDMPVKVKMGGKDELLYPTGSWQSLKTKGIKTLIVDKNFYIESKETKPASM is encoded by the coding sequence ATGCGGAAAATACTGGCTTGCTTCTTCCTGCTGGCTGCTAACATCAGTTGGGCCCAGAACACAAAATTCACCCACGCCGACACGTTAAGAGGCTCGATAACACCTGAAAGGGTTTGGTGGGACTTGACTTATTACCATTTAAGTGTGCGCCCCAACGCCCAGGACAGCACATTAACAGGCTCAACAAAAGTAGTCTACAAGGTTCTCAAACCGTATCAAACGCTGCAAATCGACTTGCAGGAACCGCTACAAATTACCAAGGTCACGCAGGATGGCGAGTCGCTCACTTACAAGCGGGATGGAGACGCTTTCTTTATTGCATTGACTAAAAAGCAGGAAGCAGGAAAAACGGAATCGATTGAAGTGTTTTATTCAGGTAAGCCAAGATTAGCAAAACGCCCGCCGTGGGACGGAGGCGTGCAATGGGTGCCGGACGGAAAAGGAAACACCATCATTTCGACTTCCTGCCAGGGTCTGGGATCCAGCGTCTGGTGGCCTTGCAAAGACCACATGTATGACGAGCCCGACAGCATGCTCATCAGCATCACGGTCCCCAAAAACATGATGGACGTTTCAAATGGAAACCTGAGGTCGGTTATAGAGAACAATGATGATTCGCATACATTCAACTGGGCGGTCCAAAATCCGATCAACAATTATGGTGTAAATATGAATGTGGCCAATTATGTGAGCTGGAAAGAAACATTCAAAGGTGAAAAAGGAGATTTGGCACTGAGTTATTATGTGCTGCCTCAAAATCTGGAAAAAGCGAAGGAGCAATTTAAGCAAGCGCCTAAGATGTTGAAGGCTTTTGAACATTGGTTTGGGCCCTATCCATTTTATGAGGATGGTTACAAACTGGTTGAAGTGCCGTATCTCGGTATGGAACACCAGAGTTCCGTAACCTATGGCAATGGTTATAAGATGGGTTATCTGGGTAAAGATCTGTCCAACTCGGGCTGGGGCTTGAAATGGGATTTTATTATCATTCATGAAAGCGGCCATGAATGGTTTGCCAACAACATTACTTATAAGGATGTGGCCGATATGTGGGTCCATGAAAGTTTCACAAACTATTCTGAAAACCTTTACACGGAATTCTATTTCGGGAAAGAAGCCGGTGCCGATTATGTTATTGGAACCCGTGCTTTAATTGCTAATGACAGTCCCATTATTGGCACCTATGGAGTGAATAAGGAAGGGTCAAGGGATATGTATTACAAAGGTGGCAACATGTTGCACACGATCCGGCAGGTTGTGAATGATGATGAGAAATGGCGTCAGATCCTCCGGGGTTTGAATAAAACATTTTATCATCAGACTGTCGACGGGTCACAAATTGAGGCTTATGTAAGTGATCATGCGGGTAGGAACATTAGCAAGATTTTCGATCAGTATCTGCGTGATACGCGGATCCCGGTTTTTGAATATTCATTTGGAAATAAAGGGCTTCAATATCGCTGGGCCAATGTTGTAGAAGGCTTTGATATGCCAGTTAAAGTAAAAATGGGCGGAAAGGACGAGTTGCTTTATCCGACCGGCAGCTGGCAAAGCCTTAAAACGAAGGGCATCAAGACGCTTATCGTCGACAAGAATTTTTATATAGAGTCAAAAGAAACGAAGCCGGCATCAATGTAG
- the mazG gene encoding nucleoside triphosphate pyrophosphohydrolase, with the protein MEKQFNDLPARRQGQLMAFDRLLTIMDELREQCPWDRKQTMDTLRHLTIEETYELSDAILENDLPEIKKELGDVLLHIVFYAKIGSEKRDEGIRFDIKDVLDGIADKLISRHPHIYGDFVAEDEEAVKQNWEKLKLKEGNKSVLGGVPASLPALVKAMRIQEKARGVGFDWDEKQQVWDKVQEELQEFKENFNIENGEVIDQKEAEGEFGDLLFSLVNYSRFVDINPETALERTNKKFIRRFQYLEEAARAKGKSLSDMTLEEMDVYWNEAKAIKI; encoded by the coding sequence ATGGAAAAGCAATTTAATGATCTGCCTGCGCGCCGCCAGGGGCAATTAATGGCCTTCGACCGGCTGTTGACCATTATGGACGAGCTGCGTGAACAATGCCCATGGGACCGGAAACAAACCATGGACACATTACGCCATTTGACTATCGAAGAAACCTACGAGTTGTCCGATGCGATTTTGGAGAATGATTTACCGGAAATCAAAAAGGAGCTGGGGGATGTTTTGCTGCACATAGTTTTTTATGCCAAAATCGGTTCTGAAAAGAGAGACGAGGGAATTCGGTTCGACATTAAGGATGTCCTGGATGGCATCGCTGACAAGCTGATCTCGCGGCATCCACATATTTATGGAGATTTCGTAGCGGAGGATGAGGAGGCTGTGAAGCAAAACTGGGAAAAGTTGAAATTAAAAGAAGGCAACAAGTCTGTTTTGGGAGGTGTGCCTGCTTCTTTGCCAGCATTGGTTAAGGCCATGCGAATTCAGGAAAAAGCAAGAGGTGTTGGTTTTGACTGGGATGAAAAGCAGCAGGTTTGGGATAAGGTTCAGGAGGAGTTGCAGGAATTCAAAGAAAATTTCAACATTGAAAATGGCGAGGTTATAGATCAGAAAGAAGCGGAAGGAGAGTTTGGGGATCTTTTGTTTTCTTTGGTTAACTATTCCAGATTCGTCGACATTAATCCCGAAACAGCCCTGGAACGCACGAATAAGAAGTTTATCAGGCGTTTTCAATATCTGGAAGAGGCAGCCCGTGCAAAAGGCAAGTCACTATCTGATATGACATTGGAAGAAATGGATGTATATTGGAACGAAGCTAAGGCGATCAAGATTTAA
- a CDS encoding glucoamylase family protein: MKISHYYLTCMCLLLLLTIDGFGQKKKNNVTKPAVFNPADRPKNLSDTALLELVQKQTFRYFWEFGHPVSGMSRERSNIAFDYGDEVVTTGGTGFGIMAMIVAAERGWQPRDSISARLVKMMKFLAKADHYHGIFPHWLNGATGKIVPFGRKDDGGDLVESSFLFQGMLAARQYFDRDNDVERDLRNRIQWIWNEAEWDWYTRGNPNQLYWHWSPNNGWAMNFELRGYNETLITYVMAVSSPRYPITAQVYNKCWAQSDHFKNGKEYYGVKLPLGFDYGGPLFFAHYSFLGLDPRKLKDQYADYWEQNVNHSLINYKHCVANPGKFRGYGENSWGLTASDTYNGYNAHSPTNDFGTITPTAALSSFPYTPEQSMKALRHFYDDLGDKIWSEYGFTDAFNESQNWYAKSHLAIDQGPIIVMIENYRTGLLWKLFMKDPDVQNGLKKLGFESPALDISSKN; encoded by the coding sequence ATGAAGATATCCCATTATTACCTTACCTGCATGTGCCTTCTCCTCTTGCTTACAATAGACGGTTTTGGCCAAAAGAAAAAAAATAATGTTACCAAACCTGCGGTTTTCAATCCGGCAGACAGACCTAAAAACTTGTCCGACACCGCATTACTTGAATTAGTACAAAAACAAACATTTCGCTATTTCTGGGAATTCGGGCACCCGGTCAGCGGCATGTCACGCGAACGGAGCAACATTGCCTTCGATTATGGGGATGAAGTGGTAACGACCGGCGGAACCGGATTTGGCATTATGGCCATGATCGTTGCAGCGGAAAGAGGATGGCAGCCACGAGATTCCATTTCGGCCAGACTTGTGAAAATGATGAAATTTTTAGCCAAAGCCGATCATTACCACGGCATTTTCCCGCACTGGCTCAATGGTGCAACGGGCAAAATAGTGCCGTTTGGCCGTAAGGATGACGGTGGCGATTTGGTGGAAAGCTCCTTCCTTTTCCAGGGAATGTTAGCCGCCAGGCAATATTTTGACCGGGATAACGATGTGGAAAGAGATCTCCGGAACCGCATTCAGTGGATATGGAATGAGGCAGAGTGGGATTGGTATACAAGAGGAAATCCCAACCAACTTTACTGGCATTGGAGCCCAAACAATGGCTGGGCCATGAATTTCGAGCTTAGGGGTTATAACGAGACATTGATCACATATGTGATGGCTGTCTCTTCGCCCCGTTACCCAATTACTGCGCAGGTTTACAATAAATGCTGGGCACAAAGCGATCATTTTAAAAATGGAAAGGAATACTATGGCGTGAAACTTCCGCTGGGTTTTGATTATGGCGGGCCGCTTTTCTTTGCACATTATTCATTCCTGGGCCTTGATCCAAGGAAATTAAAAGACCAGTATGCCGATTACTGGGAGCAGAATGTGAACCACTCGCTGATTAATTACAAACATTGCGTTGCCAATCCAGGCAAGTTCAGAGGTTACGGGGAAAACAGCTGGGGACTGACTGCGAGTGACACCTACAACGGCTATAATGCACATTCTCCGACCAACGATTTTGGCACCATTACACCGACCGCAGCGCTTTCTTCATTTCCTTACACGCCGGAACAATCAATGAAAGCATTGCGTCATTTCTATGACGATTTGGGTGATAAAATTTGGAGCGAATATGGGTTTACGGATGCATTCAATGAGAGTCAGAACTGGTATGCCAAATCACATCTGGCTATTGACCAGGGACCAATCATTGTGATGATCGAAAATTACAGGACAGGCTTGCTCTGGAAATTGTTTATGAAAGATCCCGATGTTCAAAACGGGCTCAAAAAACTGGGTTTTGAAAGTCCTGCATTAGATATAAGCAGCAAAAATTAA
- a CDS encoding Kelch repeat-containing protein, producing the protein MSSKLRTPIFLIALILLILPAYAQIWKVSEPENLPEKRHENAMATANGKLYLLGGRGVKPVDEYDFKKDSWSHLKETPLEMSHFQAVTYKNEIYVLGAFTGGYPHETPIPNIYIFNPIKNEWRKGAAIPENRLRGAAGAFVLNDKIYLVCGIQDGHWDGQVTWFDEFDPATNTWKTLPDAPRPRDHVQVAVYENKLYVAGGRLSTARINQVLNTVIKEVDVYDFKTGKWSTLDESNNLPTLRAGNTTVVYGNKILIIGGESDAHVEAHKEVEAFNTQTQKWEKLPSLHQGRHGTQAVSLNKKIFIAAGSANRGGGPELNDMEVLDK; encoded by the coding sequence ATGAGCTCAAAATTAAGAACCCCGATATTTCTGATTGCCTTAATCCTCCTTATCCTCCCTGCATATGCACAGATATGGAAGGTTTCCGAGCCCGAGAATCTTCCCGAAAAGAGGCACGAAAATGCAATGGCAACGGCGAATGGAAAACTCTATCTTTTGGGTGGCCGCGGCGTGAAGCCCGTTGACGAATATGACTTCAAAAAAGATTCCTGGTCACATTTGAAGGAGACACCGCTGGAAATGAGCCATTTTCAAGCTGTTACTTATAAGAATGAAATTTACGTTTTGGGCGCATTTACAGGCGGTTATCCACACGAAACGCCAATTCCTAACATTTACATCTTTAATCCCATCAAAAATGAATGGCGAAAAGGCGCTGCCATTCCGGAAAATCGTTTGCGCGGCGCCGCGGGGGCCTTTGTTTTAAATGATAAAATCTATCTCGTTTGCGGAATTCAGGATGGACATTGGGACGGACAGGTCACCTGGTTTGACGAATTCGACCCGGCTACAAACACCTGGAAAACACTCCCCGATGCGCCCCGACCAAGAGATCATGTACAAGTGGCTGTTTATGAAAATAAATTATATGTTGCCGGCGGGCGCTTATCAACCGCTCGTATCAACCAGGTTTTGAACACGGTGATCAAGGAAGTGGATGTATATGATTTCAAAACGGGCAAATGGTCGACATTGGATGAGTCTAATAATTTGCCAACATTAAGAGCAGGCAACACGACGGTGGTTTACGGAAACAAAATCCTGATTATCGGCGGAGAAAGTGACGCGCATGTGGAGGCGCATAAGGAGGTTGAAGCTTTCAATACACAAACCCAAAAATGGGAAAAACTGCCATCCTTGCACCAGGGACGCCATGGAACGCAGGCTGTTTCGTTGAATAAGAAAATATTTATTGCGGCTGGATCAGCTAACAGGGGCGGCGGTCCGGAACTGAACGACATGGAAGTTCTGGACAAATAA